The DNA region ccCTAAGCCCAAGTTTCCAAAATTAAAGATGTTAAACAAGGCGATCCATTGTTAACTAAAACAGGATCGAATCGGACTTTTTGCTCCTAGTTTTAAACACCTAAGATCATTTTTAAAAAGGACATGACAACGGCTCTTAGGTAAAAGTTATGAATTTGAGCCATATGGataccaaacaaaaaaactagttAGCGTAAATAGATTAGCAGGAAGATGTGTGCCAGGGAAAACAAAAGCGCTACTTTGGATATAAAAAGGAATCAACAACATACAAAAGCCACTGATTCCGGAGTTTTGCAAAGCACAGCAGGTCGAATCGGAGAGAACTGGTTCTGATGTAGCCTTATATCGTTCTGAAGATCTTAGATATTCAACTGTTAACTTACTTATTCTATTTAATAagtttatgtattatattaagaTACATATAACCGCCAATAGCCTGTAGCGGTACTACAACTCacaacaccgccatctacacattcGGAGACGCAactatcctgcatcgcacatgcagtgttcgcaCGCACAGTGAATACAcatagatcaccccgacaacaactgtcgggcagtagcccaccggacaaaactcctgtccggtcggaggatcctcccatcaccgcgaggtatgatgagctttactctctgctctcatacctcctCAAGCCTAAGGGTTCGTTCAAATTGGGCGTTTCGTGTAGGTATGGCTGACGTCCGGCACACGGTTACCGCATCGAAACATCTCATTTTGAAAGAACCCTAATCTCTAAAGATCTCGGGCTTGCGATCGACGGGTCGTCGAGAGTTCCACTACCATCCACTACATTTTCGACATGAACTCCTAGCATTTAGATATCAAGTCTACTagtaataaaacatgtttgtttgttaatttatattataagaaCTACGTACTGGCTTTTACTTAAAATGTCCATGTAACTCGGCAAtagtttgtattattaaatttttaaaatcttaaaacttCTTATTTGGTGATACCCATCCCAAAAGCCGGATTTgtcgaaatatttatattaacattacaaattaaaatgcCTACTGGTTTATCAGAAAAATACGTAACGCATAACCAAATTACACATGTGAGATTCGAGTACCATATTTTAACTACTTCACTTTCGgtgcagacacaatagttacaCAAtgggtgtgtatcacatatgactcatagGACggggaagttattaaaaattcCATTACCATACTGCAGAAATACAGATACCTTAGCTGGTACAAAATCAATATTTGACACGACCTATTATACCTAGATGACTTTTAACGCCTGACCCTCACTTGTTTTATAATATCATCCGGTCTCCAACTTGTTATCTTCATTTATCCGTAGTCAAGCAGTTCCTTGAACACTgcaacgaaataaaaaaatgttggttATTACACTACTCATTGCCGGGTTAACTGAGTTGatgaggtcagaaaggcagtcgctcctagtaaaacactggtactcagctgcatccggttagactggaagccgaccccaacatagttgcgaaaaggcTCTGCAGACGAGATGATGTAATTACCTAATCGAATATATCCGCGGTTTGTACAACTGCCATCTCAGCTGTTCAGCTAATAATGAACGTAAAAGTAACATATAAAAATTTCTTTATAGGTAACAAAGGAAAAGTGCACGTGAAAACTGAACTGGAAAATGTTGATTCGGCTGTTTTAGTGATCGTAGAAGGTAAAACAGCCAAAAATAAGGTAACGGATAAACCGAAGGCAGTTTCTCGAGGTCTCATAGAAAAACATCAGCATAACCTAAGAGTTATATTAAAATCTTCGAATGCAACTCCCATACTGCGTGTTGGAGGTGTAGGGTACATGTGCAGCTACTGCTTCAAGGAATTTCCAGATCCTAAGGACTTAAAGGAACATTACTTCGATTGCCATGACTCTGAACCGGACTCTACAGTTGGGTGCACCCGCTCAACTCCTATATCAGAATACTGCATAAAACTGGATATTACCAATCTGACCTGCAACATATGTGGCTCAGAGATCGACAGTCTAGAAGATTTAACAACACATCTACAAGAAGACCATAACGAATTAATTTACACGGATATAGACAGCCATATAATGCCTTTCAAGTTCGATTCCAACGAACTGACCTGTTGCCTATGTTCTAGACCTTTCTACAGATTCAAAATCCTCCTAGAACATATGCACAAACATTTTAGGAATTACGTTTGTGAAATATGCGATGCTGGGTTCATTAATAAGGGCTGTTTGACCCGCCATGCGAATATACATAGAAAAGGTGTGTTTCCCTGCAGTTTTTGCTGCAAAGTCTTCGACACTAATGTTAAGAAAAAGGTTCATGAAAGGGTGCATACCAGCTCTAAGAGCTTAAATAGATGTGGTTATTGCAACGAAGGATTTAAAGAACATCATTTAAAAGAACAACATTTGTTCGAAGTACATGGTGTTAGTCGAATGGAGTATAAATGTAATGCTTGTGACAGAGGTTTTGACTCTAAACGAAAGTTAAGGATCCACGTTAAAAGAGACCATTTGTTAGAAAGAAAACACAAATGTCTGTATTGTGATAGTCGTTTCTTCACCGGGTATGATGTCAAAAAACATATGATCATTCATACTGGTGAAAAGGAATTTGAATGTCCAGTTTGCTTGAAGGCGTTTGCGAGAAAGTCTACTCTTGTGGAACATTTGAGGATCCATAACGATGATAGGAGATTCAAGTGCACACATTGTGGGATGGCGTTCGTTCAGAAATGTAGCTTGAAAGGACATTTGAGGTCTAAGCATGGAGAAATTCTTTAATTCAGTTATTATTAATTCCTTTGTTTTAATTGTGGTAATCACTTATTTTGCTGCTCTGAtgtttgtttttagtttagttatgGATAATAAACTTTAAAGTGTTCAAATACGTTGTTTCTGTTCATTTTTTTATAGCATCACTCTCATTTAATGATACGGCAGAAATTGACCTCAgaaggttttttattttttcatttttttttcgtcCAATTGCTGagattatatttaatacatacctAGTAGATCCGATCTATAACTTTTAGGATCAAAATTAACTAATACACAACTCACCCGCTGTCTACAATTAATATATAAACCTTATTAATTCACTAGCAGATTCAcatggttttacccgcgtcccgaagACACTTCCTCTTATAAAGCTAACCATGGCCATATTGACAAATAATTCAAGATGTCTTACTATAATAAATTCGATTCATATTATAGTAAATTCGATTTTGCTTACCGTTTATCTCTAAAGCAGCAAAACCTATTTCGTACCTACGTAcgtaattaaaattcatttaggTATTTGTCAAAGAGAATTACAGTAGGAAGGTACAGTTTTTGGCAGCGACCCTCAAACTAGGCTATGGCCTATGCAGGTTTACTCTTAAACATTTCATATTCTTAAATATTTGATGAACATTAGACATTAAGATAAGAATATATACTACTAATAATACTTACTATAGCTTTAGCCAGAGATTTCACGATCGGTCATAATCATGTAGAATTGTAGAACGTTGCGGGTTCGTAGATTTAAGTGTGTAATTGTGAAATGTTCTTCTTGCCAAAATGTAACTGGGAGTATTCTACGAAGTGGGAACATGAAGAAGTTGTAGACATGTTTTCTTAAatcatgaatttatttataactttaagaTTAAATTGGCATTTAAATGTTCTAACCTTATGGCAGGGCTTGACAAAATATATATGAATCATGTTATATGAATGTCTATAAGTACATCAAAATAATGCTATAAGCAAATACCATGAATATAACTTAAACGTTTTCTTTATAGATGAAGAAGAAAAACTGGCAACACCAGCTAAAATCAAAACAGAACCGGAAACTGAAGACAAGAGATCTAACAACGAAAGTTTAATAGAAATAAGCATAGATAAGGCTCCGCAAAAGCGTATTAAAAGACTCCTTTATAAGCACCTTAATAATCTGAAGATCATTCTAGAATGTACTAATTCTACAATGATTCTTGGACATGGGGACAAAGGATTTTCCTGCTGTTATTGTGATGCAGCATACGCT from Helicoverpa zea isolate HzStark_Cry1AcR chromosome 29, ilHelZeax1.1, whole genome shotgun sequence includes:
- the LOC124644162 gene encoding gastrula zinc finger protein XlCGF26.1-like isoform X4 — its product is METSVNNGMCRCCASEGAFKDVKSTYHWMGEEEIYSDMLRDCFDINLEVSEQGQDGGICEVCITQLRNAINFKKQVLHTEEQFKIHLQNKTMFRPNIVKVELQAGEDSDDLGSGDDAFSGPEFEVPIKMETEETKPKKRGAKASATTTRAKKAKTDNGETSNKRNKGKVHVKTELENVDSAVLVIVEGKTAKNKVTDKPKAVSRGLIEKHQHNLRVILKSSNATPILRVGGVGYMCSYCFKEFPDPKDLKEHYFDCHDSEPDSTVGCTRSTPISEYCIKLDITNLTCNICGSEIDSLEDLTTHLQEDHNELIYTDIDSHIMPFKFDSNELTCCLCSRPFYRFKILLEHMHKHFRNYVCEICDAGFINKGCLTRHANIHRKGVFPCSFCCKVFDTNVKKKVHERVHTSSKSLNRCGYCNEGFKEHHLKEQHLFEVHGVSRMEYKCNACDRGFDSKRKLRIHVKRDHLLERKHKCLYCDSRFFTGYDVKKHMIIHTGEKEFECPVCLKAFARKSTLVEHLRIHNDDRRFKCTHCGMAFVQKCSLKGHLRSKHGEIL